In bacterium 336/3, the following proteins share a genomic window:
- a CDS encoding RNA polymerase subunit sigma: MKDPEILERIRKGDETALQYLYKQHYRMMLRLVLKNSGTEEEAQDVFQDSLILFWQKVHQPDFQLTAKISTFLYSVCYNLWRKELEKKSRLSREEKDEAVIEDWDKQERIQIIHACINKLGATCKKILQYYYFDELSMHDIAQVMGFSNADTAKTKKYKCKKELDELIKKHYKATDFLD; this comes from the coding sequence ATGAAAGACCCAGAAATACTTGAACGCATCAGAAAAGGTGATGAAACAGCTTTACAATATTTATATAAGCAACATTACCGCATGATGCTCCGCCTTGTTCTCAAGAATAGTGGAACTGAGGAGGAGGCTCAAGATGTCTTTCAAGATAGCCTCATTCTATTTTGGCAAAAAGTACATCAACCAGATTTCCAACTTACTGCTAAAATCAGTACTTTTCTTTATAGTGTTTGTTATAACTTATGGAGAAAAGAATTAGAAAAGAAAAGCAGATTATCGAGGGAAGAAAAAGATGAAGCTGTAATAGAAGATTGGGACAAGCAAGAGAGAATTCAGATTATTCATGCTTGTATCAATAAACTTGGGGCTACTTGTAAAAAGATATTACAATATTATTATTTTGATGAGCTATCAATGCATGATATAGCCCAAGTAATGGGATTTTCAAATGCAGATACAGCTAAAACGAAGAAATATAAATGTAAAAAAGAATTAGACGAACTGA
- a CDS encoding organic hydroperoxide resistance protein, whose translation MIKITPVYTAEALNTGGRRGHVRTSDGIIDTDVAMPTTMGGTGNKPNPELFFAAGYASCFNGAIGAVAKGRDITGVEVKALVHFGKSEDGRFGIAVELHVTLPNLQGEDAKQLVKDAHQVCPYSVATQGNIEVKLFANESAL comes from the coding sequence ATGATTAAAATAACCCCTGTTTATACAGCAGAAGCCCTTAATACGGGTGGTAGAAGAGGTCATGTAAGAACCTCTGATGGTATTATTGATACTGATGTAGCAATGCCTACAACTATGGGAGGAACAGGCAATAAGCCTAATCCCGAATTGTTCTTTGCTGCTGGTTATGCTTCGTGTTTCAATGGAGCAATTGGAGCAGTAGCCAAAGGAAGAGATATTACAGGTGTAGAGGTAAAAGCTCTTGTTCATTTTGGAAAGAGCGAAGATGGTAGATTTGGAATTGCTGTTGAGCTCCATGTAACGCTTCCTAACCTACAAGGTGAAGATGCCAAGCAATTGGTAAAAGATGCACACCAAGTATGTCCTTACTCTGTAGCTACACAAGGTAATATTGAAGTTAAATTATTTGCCAACGAATCGGCTCTATAA
- a CDS encoding excinuclease ABC subunit C — MYVKDFKEILAQLPQTPGVYQFFDDTNTIIYVGKAKNLKNRVSSYFNNLQGHSRKTQRLVSQIDRLEFIIVNSELDALLLENSLIKEFQPKYNILLKDDKTYPYICITNEPFPRVFTTRRFERKEGTFYGPYANVKAMNALLELIKGLYTIRTCSYHLSKENIAQQKFKVCLEYHIKNCKGGCEGLQSEANYLEDIEQIHQILKGKVGEVKEQIEQMMYAHAEKLEFEKAQESKQKLELLSIFQEKSLVVNPKITDVMVVSLVGNEEHSFLNFLDIQNGSILHAETFEIERKLDETEEDIVLLAILNLKEKYNSPAKEVLTNIEMQEMGVGINFFVPQIGDKRKLIEMSLKNALFAEKEFLRKQEERRKKSLENTQRVLETLQKDLRLTELPAQIECFDNSNIQGTNPVAAMVCFINGKPSKRNYRHFNIKTVIGANDFASMYEIVTRRYKRLLEENQPLPQLIIVDGGKGQLSSACEALKDLGVYGKMAIIGIAKKLEEIYFPEDEIPLHLSKKSESLKLIQQIRDETHRFAITFHRDKRSQSSLQSELETIEGIGEKTMQKLLQHFKSVANIKTAQNEEIEKIIGKAKTKVLLEKIGKVLEND, encoded by the coding sequence ATTTACGTGAAAGATTTTAAAGAAATACTTGCCCAATTGCCCCAAACCCCTGGGGTGTATCAGTTTTTTGATGACACAAACACGATTATTTATGTCGGCAAAGCTAAAAATCTTAAAAACAGGGTTAGCTCATATTTCAATAATTTACAGGGACATAGCAGAAAAACACAACGTCTGGTTTCGCAGATAGACAGGCTAGAGTTTATCATTGTAAACTCAGAACTGGATGCTCTTTTGCTCGAAAACTCTTTAATCAAGGAGTTTCAACCTAAATACAACATTTTACTCAAAGACGATAAAACATATCCTTATATCTGCATCACCAACGAGCCTTTTCCAAGAGTTTTTACAACTCGCCGTTTTGAACGCAAAGAAGGAACTTTTTATGGACCTTACGCCAATGTAAAAGCCATGAATGCCCTTCTGGAGCTTATAAAAGGGCTTTATACCATTAGAACGTGCAGTTATCACCTTTCTAAAGAAAATATTGCTCAACAAAAATTTAAAGTGTGTTTGGAGTATCACATCAAAAACTGTAAAGGAGGTTGTGAGGGTTTACAGAGTGAAGCCAATTATTTAGAAGATATTGAACAAATTCATCAGATACTTAAAGGCAAAGTAGGAGAGGTAAAAGAACAAATTGAGCAAATGATGTATGCTCATGCAGAAAAATTGGAGTTTGAAAAAGCCCAAGAATCCAAACAAAAACTAGAACTGTTAAGCATTTTTCAGGAAAAGTCGTTGGTTGTGAACCCTAAAATTACGGATGTAATGGTGGTTTCGTTGGTAGGAAATGAAGAACACTCTTTCTTGAATTTTTTAGATATTCAAAATGGCTCAATTTTGCATGCAGAAACTTTTGAAATAGAAAGAAAATTAGATGAAACAGAAGAAGATATTGTATTGCTTGCAATTCTCAATCTGAAAGAAAAATACAACAGTCCTGCCAAAGAAGTGCTTACCAATATCGAAATGCAGGAAATGGGTGTGGGTATCAATTTTTTTGTCCCACAAATTGGCGACAAACGAAAGCTCATCGAAATGTCGCTTAAAAATGCTTTGTTTGCGGAAAAAGAGTTTTTAAGGAAACAAGAAGAACGCCGAAAAAAGTCTTTAGAAAATACACAAAGAGTATTGGAAACGCTTCAAAAAGATTTACGCCTTACAGAGTTACCTGCCCAAATTGAATGTTTTGATAATTCCAATATTCAAGGAACAAACCCTGTGGCAGCGATGGTTTGTTTCATCAATGGAAAGCCCTCGAAACGAAATTATAGGCATTTCAATATTAAAACAGTGATAGGGGCAAACGATTTTGCTTCTATGTACGAAATTGTTACAAGACGTTACAAAAGACTTTTAGAAGAGAACCAACCTTTGCCACAACTTATTATCGTAGATGGAGGAAAAGGACAACTATCATCTGCCTGCGAAGCTCTGAAAGATTTGGGTGTGTATGGAAAAATGGCAATTATTGGTATTGCTAAGAAATTAGAGGAAATTTATTTTCCTGAAGATGAAATACCTCTGCATTTGAGCAAAAAATCAGAGTCTTTGAAACTCATTCAACAAATACGAGACGAAACACACCGATTTGCCATTACTTTTCATAGAGATAAACGAAGCCAAAGTAGCCTCCAAAGCGAGCTAGAAACCATTGAAGGTATAGGAGAAAAAACAATGCAAAAGCTCTTACAACATTTCAAATCTGTGGCAAATATCAAAACAGCTCAAAATGAAGAAATTGAAAAAATAATTGGCAAGGCAAAAACAAAAGTTTTATTAGAAAAAATTGGCAAAGTGCTTGAAAATGATTAA
- a CDS encoding peptidase M43, whose translation MKKLLLSAAVAAVMFSCQKNSDTAVMGELNTSNEVVARRGCASHEVLDRQIAEDPSLAKRMNDLEEFTKDAIANGRIVNGVLEIPVVFNVLYRTSAENISQAQLQSQIDVLNEDFQGRNADFNTANNPYSSVRAVVGYRFVLDQVIRKQTTRTSWGTNDACKKSAQGGLNPTSPTTKLNYWVATIGGGILGYAQFPGGSSATDGVVIDSKYTGRTGTATFPFNLGRTATHEVGHWMNLRHIWGDATCGNDFVSDTPVHNAANGGVPAVGHRSTCSGTPLEMYMNYMDYTDDRGMYMFSLGQKARMDAVFAVGGSRASFR comes from the coding sequence ATGAAAAAATTATTATTATCTGCTGCAGTAGCTGCTGTAATGTTCTCTTGTCAAAAAAACTCTGACACTGCTGTTATGGGTGAATTGAATACTTCTAATGAGGTTGTTGCTCGTAGAGGTTGTGCTTCTCATGAAGTATTAGATCGTCAAATAGCTGAAGATCCTTCTTTAGCAAAACGTATGAACGATTTAGAGGAATTTACAAAAGATGCTATTGCAAATGGTCGTATTGTAAATGGTGTTTTAGAAATACCTGTAGTTTTCAACGTTCTTTATAGAACTTCTGCTGAAAACATTTCTCAAGCTCAATTACAATCTCAAATTGATGTATTGAATGAAGACTTCCAAGGAAGAAACGCTGATTTCAATACAGCAAATAATCCTTATTCTTCTGTAAGAGCTGTTGTTGGTTACAGATTTGTTTTAGATCAAGTAATCAGAAAACAAACTACAAGAACTTCTTGGGGAACTAATGATGCTTGTAAGAAATCAGCTCAAGGTGGTTTGAATCCTACATCACCTACTACTAAATTAAACTATTGGGTTGCTACAATTGGTGGTGGTATCTTAGGATACGCTCAATTCCCTGGTGGATCTTCTGCAACTGATGGTGTTGTTATTGACTCAAAATACACTGGTAGAACTGGTACAGCTACTTTCCCTTTCAACTTAGGAAGAACAGCTACTCACGAAGTTGGTCACTGGATGAACTTACGCCATATCTGGGGTGATGCAACTTGTGGTAACGACTTTGTATCTGATACTCCTGTTCATAATGCTGCTAACGGTGGTGTTCCTGCTGTAGGTCACAGAAGTACTTGTTCTGGTACTCCTTTAGAAATGTACATGAACTACATGGACTACACTGATGACAGAGGAATGTATATGTTCTCTTTAGGACAAAAAGCTAGAATGGATGCTGTATTTGCAGTAGGTGGTTCTAGAGCTTCTTTCAGATAG
- a CDS encoding phosphoglyceromutase (catalyzes the interconversion of 2-phosphoglycerate and 3-phosphoglycerate) — protein sequence MMEKVILMILDGWGIPQNPKVSAIDLANTPFVDSLYKKYPHSHLNASGLAVGLPDGQMGNSEVGHMNIGAGRIVYQDLVKINQAFEKKEINQDKTLLEAFEYAKKNNKNIHLIGLVSDGGVHSHINHLKGLCDISKEQNFEKVFIHVFTDGRDTDPQSGLGFIQDLQNHIKDSKTQIASLIGRYYAMDRDKRWERVRLAYDLLIKGEGEETNNVLEAIQKSYDVGITDEFIKPIKIQNTPNIEEGDVVICFNFRTDRGREITQVLTQADFPEFEMKKLPLYYITLTNYDDTFENVKVIFDKDNLANTLGEVLSKAGKKQIRIAETEKYPHVTFFFSGGREEPFEGEKRILCPSPKVATYDLKPEMSAYEIADAICPELEKKEADFICLNFANPDMVGHTGSMEAAIKACETVDKCTEKVVTTALANNYQVIIIADHGNADYMINEDGSPNTAHTTNLVPCILVTNNLQHIKLKNGVLANIAPTILDLMGLTKASEMTENSLLMK from the coding sequence ATAATGGAAAAAGTAATTTTAATGATTTTGGATGGTTGGGGTATCCCACAAAATCCTAAAGTATCAGCCATAGATTTAGCCAATACACCTTTTGTTGATAGCTTGTATAAAAAATATCCTCATAGCCACCTCAATGCATCTGGGCTTGCTGTAGGTCTTCCTGATGGACAAATGGGAAACTCAGAGGTTGGACACATGAATATCGGAGCAGGTAGAATCGTCTATCAAGACTTGGTAAAAATTAATCAAGCTTTTGAAAAAAAAGAAATCAATCAAGATAAAACACTTCTTGAGGCTTTTGAATATGCTAAAAAGAATAACAAAAATATTCATTTAATAGGCTTGGTTTCTGATGGGGGAGTGCATTCCCATATCAATCATCTCAAAGGTTTATGTGATATCTCAAAAGAACAAAATTTTGAAAAAGTGTTTATTCATGTTTTTACAGATGGCAGAGATACTGACCCACAATCGGGATTAGGTTTTATACAAGATTTACAAAACCATATAAAAGATAGTAAAACACAAATTGCTTCCCTAATAGGCAGATACTATGCCATGGATAGAGATAAACGTTGGGAAAGAGTACGGTTAGCTTATGATTTGCTGATAAAAGGAGAGGGAGAGGAAACAAACAATGTTTTAGAAGCTATTCAAAAATCGTATGATGTAGGAATTACAGACGAATTTATCAAACCTATCAAAATACAAAATACTCCCAATATTGAAGAAGGTGATGTAGTGATATGTTTTAACTTTCGTACAGATAGAGGTAGAGAAATTACGCAGGTACTTACACAAGCTGATTTCCCTGAGTTTGAGATGAAAAAATTACCTTTGTATTACATTACACTGACTAATTATGATGATACTTTTGAAAATGTAAAAGTGATTTTTGATAAAGATAACCTTGCTAATACGCTTGGCGAAGTGCTTTCTAAAGCTGGAAAAAAACAAATCCGAATTGCTGAAACAGAAAAATATCCGCATGTTACATTTTTCTTTTCTGGTGGAAGAGAAGAGCCTTTTGAGGGAGAAAAACGTATTTTATGCCCATCTCCTAAAGTAGCTACTTACGACCTCAAACCCGAAATGAGTGCCTACGAAATTGCAGATGCTATTTGCCCTGAATTAGAAAAAAAAGAAGCTGATTTTATTTGTCTTAATTTTGCAAATCCTGATATGGTAGGGCATACAGGCTCTATGGAGGCTGCTATCAAGGCTTGTGAAACAGTTGATAAATGTACTGAAAAAGTGGTTACAACAGCCTTAGCCAATAACTATCAAGTCATCATCATTGCTGATCATGGCAATGCAGATTATATGATTAACGAAGACGGTTCGCCCAACACGGCTCATACCACCAATTTAGTTCCTTGTATTTTGGTCACCAATAATTTACAGCACATCAAACTAAAAAATGGCGTTTTGGCAAATATTGCTCCTACTATTTTAGATTTGATGGGACTCACAAAAGCTTCTGAAATGACAGAAAATAGTTTACTGATGAAATAG